Sequence from the Mycteria americana isolate JAX WOST 10 ecotype Jacksonville Zoo and Gardens chromosome 5, USCA_MyAme_1.0, whole genome shotgun sequence genome:
CAGTATGGGTTGGGGTAACCAGTACGGCTTGGAGTGGCCAGTATGGCTGGGACACACCAGTATGGGTTGGGGTAACCAGTATGGCTTGGAGTGACCAGTATGGCTGGGACACACCAGTATGGCTTGGGGTAACCAGTATGGCTTGGAGTGACCAGTATGTCTGGGACACACCAGTATGGCTTGGGGTAACCAGTACGGCTTGGAGTGACCAGTATGGCTGGGACACACCTGTATGGCTTGGGGTAACCAGTACGGCTTGGAGTGACCAGTATGGCTTGGAGTGACCAGTATGGCTGGGACGCACCAGTATGGCTTGGGGTAACCAGTACGGCTTGGAGTGACCAGTATGGCTGGGACACACCAGTATGGCCGGGACGCACCAGTACGGCTCAGTGACCGGCATGGCTGAGGCTTGCCAGCGTGGCTTGGTGGCAAATGACACCCGCAGCGGGTGTCTCGGGGTGCCCCTGGCAGTGACACCGTGCCGGGCTGTCTCGGGGTGCCTGTGGCAGCTGCCCGCCGTGGCAGCGGGGCGTCACCGGCAGCGCCGGGAAGGCGACGTCCCCGGCTCCCCACCGTCCCCGGTGTCCCCGCGGCGGgtgccccggccgctgcccccccgccggGCGGCTAAAGAtagcgcagcccccccggcccggggccgcggcaccAGCTGGCCCCGGTGCCCGGTTAATCTTTAGCCGCTCGGCCGCTGTAATGAGGCCTCATTACCGGCCATTACACCGGCCGGAGCCACGGGCCTTGGGACGGCGGCACGGCCTCATGGGGACGCGCTGAGGGGCGGCTCGGGCGGGCGCAGAGAGTCTGCGGGTGAGCGGGACGGGGGGGACGCGGGTGATGGTGAGGGGGGACGTGGCCTCGGTGCTCGTGGCCCCCGGCTGCGGGTCGCGCTGGTGACGCCGAGGGACAGGGGGTCCCGGCCACGTGGGTCAGGGGTTGACGGGGACGGACCGGGGTGccctggtgtcccctgggtgtGGCAGCTCCCTGGGAGGGTGACGGTGTCCCCGGTGTAGtggtggggtccccagggggtgACAGTGTCCCCAGGGGACACGTCACAGTCCCTGGCAGCGTGCCAGGGGGCATGatggggtccccggggaggggcgtCGGGGTCCCAGAGGAGTGCCAGTGTCCCCAGAGCCATGCCAGGGTCCCCAAGGGACATGTCAGCGTCCCCAGGGGATGTGCTGGGGCCCCAGGGGGTGCGTCAGCACGCCTGGCAGGGTGACAGTGTCCCCAGGGAGCGTGCCAGGTTCCCAAGGGTTGTGCCAGGGCCCCCGGTGGGGCGTGCCAGGTTCCCAGCCACGGTGCCAGGTCcctggggggtgccggggccccCAGGGGGGTGTGCCGGCGTCCCCAGGGCCTGcgccggtgtccccagggtctgCGCCAGGCCCCCAGGGGACACGCCGGGCGCCCGGGGGAGGTGGCAGGTCCCTGGGACGGGCTGGTGCGGGGAGATAAGGAAGGCTGCGGGGGGGCCCCGGCGTGACGGGGGGACCGAGCCACTATtgggtgccggcagccccggggggcccgCGGGTGCTCCCGGGAGATTAGCGCGGGGGGCCGTGCcggcggggggtgcgggggtgcgcGGTGCGGGGGTGCGCGGTGCGGGTGCGTGCCCCGGGCACACCCGCGCCAGGGTCCAAACTCCGTGGCAGCGGCGGCGGTGGTGACGGTGGGAGGGCCTGGCCTCGTGCAGGTGGGTGGGGGtgcgccggggcgcggggggagccgccaCGCGTGCAAGCGTGCGTCTGCACGCGCGCGAGCACGCGTGCGCGCGTGCAAAGGCCCGGCCGCCAGCAGGGTCCTCGCCCGTGCCCTGGCGCGCGCAGGGGACCGGTGCCAGCGGCCGGGGACAAGGGGCACGGCCGGGACCACGGCGGCCTTTGCCCGGGTGGCCACGTGCACCCGCGTGCCCCGAGGCCCCCGCTCTGGGCGCCgggtgggtgcagggggtgtCACCACGTGGGTGCCAGGTGGGGTGTCACGTCCCAGCGTTCGTCCCCCCCGCAGGCGCGGCGGGGACGCCCCAGGCCGGTGAcatggcggggggcggcgcgggggtgGCCAAGCGCCTGGCGACCCTCCTCTCGGGGCTGCTGGAGTGCGGGGCCTTCTGCGGCGTCATCTTCGGCTGGGCCTCCCTCGTCTTCGTCCTCAAGGACCTGGGCTACTTCGAGGACCTGTGCCAGCCCaccgccacccccagccccaaccGGACCCTGCTGCCCGGTAGGGTCCCCGGCCACCGCCGGCCACCGCCCCCATCCCTGTggtggccctggccctgctgtcaccctgcctCGTGTCCCCTGCGTGCTTGCGTCCACGTGGTGCCGGTGGCCCGAGGTGCCCCACGTCCCCGTTGCCTGGTGCCCTGTGGTGCCCcgggtccccgctgtccccatgccctgcGGTGCCCCACGTCCCCACTGCTTGGTGACCTATAGTGCCCTGTGTCCCCACCGTCCTGGTGACCTCTGGTGCCCCATGTCCCCGCAGTCCTGGTGCCCCAGGTGCCAGCTATTCcagtgccccatgtccccactgttCATGTCCCCTGgggtgccccatgtccccactgtcccgGTGCCCCAGGTCCCTGTTTTTCCTGTCCACTGTGGCACCCCGTGTCCCTGCTGTCCTGATGCCCTGCGGTGCCCTGTGTCCCACTGTCCCCGTGCCTGTGTTCCCATGCCtgtgtccccgctgtccccgtgcccatgtccctgctgtccctgtgcCCGTGTCCCCGCCCCGTGCCCGTGTCCCCACTGTCCCTGTGCCCGTGTTCCCACTGTCCCCGAGCCtgtgtccccgctgtccccatgcccatgtccccGCTATCCCTGTGCCTGTGTCCCCACTGTCCCTGTGCCTGTGTCTCCACTCTCCCTGTGCCcgtgtccctgctgtccctgtgcccgtgtccccgctgtccctgtgtccccgctgtccctgtgtccccgctgtccctgtgtccctgctgtccccgtgtccccgcgtccccgctgACGGCCGCCCCGCAGACTGCAGCCGGCAGGATGAGCAGTTCTCCCTGGTCTTCACCATCGGCTCCTTCATGAACAACTTCATGACCTTCCCCATGGGCTTCATCTTCGACCGCTTCGGCACCACCGTCGCCCGCCTCATCGCCATGTGAgcgggcgcggggggcagcgccggcgggcagggctggggcacccgtgggtgcccagGGGGGCGAGGGCTCGATGTTAGGGTGCTGGCGGCGGAGGCTGGGCGGGGGACGTTGCCGGGGCGGGTGGTTATCGCGGCGGCCGGGCAGGGTGGGGCAGGCGGGGCCCTGCCTGCGCGGGGGGCACCGGCGCCGTCGGGGGGGCACCCGCGCCAGCCCAGGGCGCTAGCTTTGGGACAGCCCCTCCTGCAACCTGTCCCCCGGTGCCACCAAACGTCCCCGGCGTGTCCCGAGCCCTCCGCAGCCgttgcccccagcccctcccacaccctctgtccccccactgtccccataaCCGGAGgggccccccatgtccccacatcccttgGCCGCGGGGGTGCCGGGCGGCGGTGAGGCACCCGTGAGGTATCGGGGTGCTGGGTGCCGACGCGACGGCAGCGCTGGGGCGCGGGGGTGCCAGCTGCCTGCCCGGACCCCGTCCCCACGTGTCACCGCCGTCCCCATGTCTCAGCTCCCTCTACACCGGTGGGACCCTGCTCGTCGCCTTCTCCACCCCAGGTGAGACCCCACAGGCATCgggtgccccggccccggggggggcccgcGGGGACCCCTCCTTGTCCCCGctgacccccatgtccccagagctggcggtgctgctcttCCCGGCCATGTCCATGCTGTCGGTGGGTGgcatcctcctcatcctcaccaaCATGCAGGTGAGTTTTCCCGGCACCCTGACCCCCGCCCGGCGGCAGGGGCACCCTGCCcggtgctgggggtccctgaCGGCGCGGGGGGGGGCCTCTCCGTGCCAGGTGGGCAACCTCTTTGGGAAGTACCGCTCCATCATCATCACCCTCTACAACGGGGCCTTCGACTCCTCGTCCGCCATCTTCCTCATCATCAAGGTGGGCGTGGGGGGGAGGACGTGGTGatgccggggggtgccgggggcggtgctgggtgcccccaggTGCCCGTCCCTGGCACAGGcacggcggggagggctggggacagagctggggacagTTGGGTCACAGCTGGGGACACAGCCGGAGGACGCAGATGGGTCACAGCAGGGGACATGTTTGGGGGCACAGCAGGGGACACAGCtgtggggacacagcaggggCCACCAGTGGGCCACAGCCAGGGACACCgctggggacacagctgggtCACAGCAGGGAGCGCAGTCTGGGCCACCGCCGGGGCCACGTGTGGGGACGCAGCCGGGGCCGAGCAGGGCCGTGgcgccgggctggggcggcggcgggtggcCGGCGTGGCtcggtggcagcctgtccccgtccccaggtgCTGTACGAGCGCGGGCTGTCCCTGCGGGCCATGTTCCTCTTCATGGCGGCCTGCAGCGCCTGGCACCTGCTGCGCACCCTCTTCCTCATGCCCCGCACCCGCGTCCCCTACCCGCTGCCCCCCGCCTACAGCTACGGGTaggggccctgcctgcacccgcgggcagcgccgcatGGGGGGGGCCCGGCCTGTCGGTGgtggccgtggggcggccgtccCATGGGCGGTTGGTGGTGCCAGCGCCAtgggtggtggtgatgatggCGGTGCCGGTCCTGTGGGTGGTTGGTCCCGAcccaggggtggtggtggtggtgatgcctgtcccgtgggtggtggtgggtcccATCCCGTGGTGGTTGGTGGGTCCCAccccgtgggtggtggtgggtcccATCCCATGGGTGGTGGTGGGTCCCATCCCATGGTGGTTGGTGGGTCGCAtcccgtgggtggtggtgggtcccATCCCATGGTGGTTGGTGGGTCCCAtcccgtgggtggtggtgggtcccatcccgtgggtggtggtgggtcccATCCCATGGGTGGTGGTGGGTCGCAtcccgtgggtggtggtgggtcccATCCCATGGTGGTTAGTGGGTCCCACCCTGTGTGTGGTGGTGGGTCGCAtcccgtgggtggtggtgggtcccACCCCTTGGGTGGTGGTGGATCACAtcccgtgggtggtggtgggtcccaccccgtgggtggtggtgggtcccATCCCGTGGGTGGTGGTGAGTCCCAtcccgtgggtggtggtgggtcccACCCTGTGCGTGGTGGTGGGTCCCATCCCATGGGTGGTGGTGGGTCCCGTCCCATGGTGGTTGGTGGGTCCCGCCCCGCgggcggtgggtgccgggggtGATGGGCGGGCGGTGCTGCAGGCTGCGGTGCCCGGGGCGGTCCCAGTCGTACCGCACCTACGAGGAGAAGCGCCCGCCGGGGGAGGCCGGCGCCGAGGAGACGCCCCTGGAGCCCAGTGCCCCCAGAGGTGCCGGGGCGGGGCTTGTCCGCGGGGGCGGGGCTTgtccgcgggggcggggctgggctcATCTCGGGTGGGCGTGGCCATGTCCGTGACTGGCGTGTGAGGTGGGCGTGGCCGCAGGGGCGAGCTGTGGGCGTGGCTCTGCAGATGAAGAGGGTGCGGCCgggggctggggtggggctgTGCCTGGGTGTGGTCCGAGACTGGGCGTGACTATGCAGATGAAGAGGGCGTGGCCCGGAGGCTGGGCGGGGCTGTGCCTGGGTGTGGTCCGAGGCTGGGCGTGGCTATGCAGATGAGGGGGCGTGGccgtgtagaggggaccctcagCGAGTGGGCGTGATGGGGCAGCAGCGGGTGGgcctgggggcggggcgggggcggggccttgGGGCGTGTCCCGGCGTGTCCCCGCCCCTGACCCCCGGGCGcaggcggggacccccccggggcgcCCTTCGGGGCCTGCGTGCGCTCGAGGCTCTTCGCCTGGCACGTGGCCTGGCTCTCCGTCATGCAGCTGCGCCACTACCTCTTCATCGGCACCCTCAACCCCCTCCTCGACCACCTGGCCCGCGGAGACCCCCACCTGGGTAGGGCTCGGCCGCCGGGTCGGGGGTACTCGCCCGGGGACGCCCCGGtggggcccggcccccgccctgaCGCCGTCTCCCCGCAGTGAGCACCTACACCAACGCCTTCGCCTTCACCCAGCTCTGCGGGGTGCTCTGCGCCCCATGGAACGGCTTCATCCTCGACCGGCACAAGCGGGGCAAGACCCCCCGCGCCGAGGGTaaccggccccagccccgcccccaACCCCGGCCCCGCGGGTCCCCGTGAGCGTCCCTGCTGCCGACGTCCCCGTGCCCCCAGCGGGGCTCGCGGCcgggcgccgccgctgccgtgcCCCGACTGCTGCGCCTGGGGACGAGGCCCCGAGGGGCCCTGACCCCATGGCGCGTGGGGACGTgtcccccccccgcgccctgaCCCCTCCGTGCCCGCAGGAGCCCGGGGCGCGCTGGCTGACCTGCAGGCGTCCGTGCTGTCGCTGGTGGTGACGGTGACGCAGTGCGTGCTCTTCTCCATCTGCGCGGCGGTGCCCGTGCTGCCCGTCCAGTTCGCCACCTTCGTGCTGCAGGTGCTCAGCCGCTCCTTCCTCTACGGGGGCAACGCCGCCTTCCTGGCCATCGCGTGAGTCCTGCGGCCGCCGCCGtggcgggggacggggcggggggtcagggtggtggtggcaggggacgGGGTGGCGGGGGACAGGCCACTGGAGGACagggggtggtggcaggggatGGTGGCAGGGTCAttgtgggggtggcaggggacagggcgGCAGGGTCAGGGCGGGGGCGGCAGGGGACGGTGGCAGGGtcaggggggtggcaggggacagggtggCGGGGtcaggggggtggcaggggatggtGGCAGGGTcagggggggtggcaggggacagggtggCGGGGTGGGGGTCAGGGCGCGGCGGTGACGCGGTGGGTGGCCGGGCAGGTTCCCTCCGCAGCACTTTGGGAAGCTGTACGGGCTGGCCATGGCGCTGTCGGCGCTGGTGGCCCTGCTGCAGTACCCCTGCGTCGCCCTGGTGCAAGGGCCGCTCCACGGGGACCCCTTCTACGTGAGTGtctgccccacggccgccccacggctgcccccaGGAGAGATGGGGGTCCTGCCCCATGGGGGAAGGGGTCCTGCCCCCAGGAGAGATGGGGGTCCtgccccatggtgggatgggggtgCTGCCCCATGGGGGAATGGGGTCCtgccccatggtgggatgggggtcCTGCCCCATGGGGGAATGGGGTCCTGcctgggggagggatgggggtgctggccCTGGTCCATGGTGGGATGAGGGTGCTGGTCCACGGTAGGGGCGGTGTCCTGTCCCTTGGGGAACGGGGGTCCTGCGCCTAGCACAGGGGacctggggggctgtggggctgggccaggggcacccccggggggggggggggggccaccccccggccccgtgcACTGACGCCTCCCCCCCAGGTGAACTTGGGGCTCATCGCTGTGGTGCTGGTGGCCTTCGTCAGTCCCGTGGTGGTGGCCCGCGAGTGCCGGCGGCGAGCCaaggagctgggggctgccggcacccCCCTCGCAGCCGCCCCAGGCGCCAAGACCCCCGCCGAGGTGCCCCACTGAGCCCCGCACCCGCCAGCTGCCggcccagcacccagcacccgctGCACCCCATTTTGCTGTTGGATGTGGGgggctctgctgtgccagaggggTCAGGGTCAGGGAGGACCCCGTGTTTGGGGAGGAATAAACATTGATGACCCCTCTGCTCGCTGAGCCGCTCCCTCCCAGCGCCCCCCGCCGCTGGGGCTTCTCCAGTGTCTGCTATGGGGTTGGGCACCCCACTGCctcccagggccgggggggcacaGACCCCTCCCCACGGACCCCCGGCACACGCGGACACACAGCCTCAGGGCACCTCTGGTTTACTGGGTCAGGGACAGGGGCCACTGCGGGTCCCCAGGGACTGGGGCGGCCAtggcagcacccctgggtgccctcaGTAGTGGCAGATGAAGGGGCGCAGCGGGAAGCAGAACCTGCTTCTCCAGAGCCCATCTGGGGACAGGGGCCAGCGTCAGGGCCACGGGGtggcccccagtgcccccagtgccctgtgccccctcccagtgcccccagtgcccggGTGCCCCGGTGCGGCGGGTGGGGGCGTGGGTGCCCTCGCCGTGGGTGCTGAGGGTGCTGCAGGTGGCGAAgaggcggcagggctgggcgggCGCCTCGCTGGCGTAGTTCCAGGGGCTGGCGTCCTCCCGctgcgccccccgccgccccccgccgcagAGCTGCCTCAGCACCCGGCGCCCCATAACCAGCACCCAGCCCCCT
This genomic interval carries:
- the SLC43A3 gene encoding equilibrative nucleobase transporter 1 isoform X1, which translates into the protein MAGGGAGVAKRLATLLSGLLECGAFCGVIFGWASLVFVLKDLGYFEDLCQPTATPSPNRTLLPDCSRQDEQFSLVFTIGSFMNNFMTFPMGFIFDRFGTTVARLIAISLYTGGTLLVAFSTPELAVLLFPAMSMLSVGGILLILTNMQVGNLFGKYRSIIITLYNGAFDSSSAIFLIIKVLYERGLSLRAMFLFMAACSAWHLLRTLFLMPRTRVPYPLPPAYSYGLRCPGRSQSYRTYEEKRPPGEAGAEETPLEPSAPRGGDPPGAPFGACVRSRLFAWHVAWLSVMQLRHYLFIGTLNPLLDHLARGDPHLVSTYTNAFAFTQLCGVLCAPWNGFILDRHKRGKTPRAEGARGALADLQASVLSLVVTVTQCVLFSICAAVPVLPVQFATFVLQVLSRSFLYGGNAAFLAIAFPPQHFGKLYGLAMALSALVALLQYPCVALVQGPLHGDPFYVNLGLIAVVLVAFVSPVVVARECRRRAKELGAAGTPLAAAPGAKTPAEVPH
- the SLC43A3 gene encoding equilibrative nucleobase transporter 1 isoform X2; translated protein: MAGGGAGVAKRLATLLSGLLECGAFCGVIFGWASLVFVLKDLGYFEDLCQPTATPSPNRTLLPDCSRQDEQFSLVFTIGSFMNNFMTFPMGFIFDRFGTTVARLIAISLYTGGTLLVAFSTPELAVLLFPAMSMLSVGGILLILTNMQVGNLFGKYRSIIITLYNGAFDSSSAIFLIIKVLYERGLSLRAMFLFMAACSAWHLLRTLFLMPRTRVPYPLPPAYSYGLRCPGRSQSYRTYEEKRPPGEAGAEETPLEPSAPRVSTYTNAFAFTQLCGVLCAPWNGFILDRHKRGKTPRAEGARGALADLQASVLSLVVTVTQCVLFSICAAVPVLPVQFATFVLQVLSRSFLYGGNAAFLAIAFPPQHFGKLYGLAMALSALVALLQYPCVALVQGPLHGDPFYVNLGLIAVVLVAFVSPVVVARECRRRAKELGAAGTPLAAAPGAKTPAEVPH